Proteins from one Candidatus Desulfovibrio trichonymphae genomic window:
- a CDS encoding cupin domain-containing protein, with the protein MRKTVLVFALCSLFIAGPALADQLYVKLNLKIWDREKVGDGEGTLYGKFSFTSNDAKKDDAIKEIGWMTLQPGASIGMHKHEDNEDAYIIVAGKGVFTDSNGKETPVKAGDITVTRKGESHALKNTGKKPLKFLEVVAAQQ; encoded by the coding sequence ATGCGTAAAACAGTTCTTGTCTTTGCCCTGTGTTCGCTTTTTATTGCAGGCCCAGCCCTTGCCGATCAGCTCTATGTCAAGCTGAACTTGAAAATATGGGATCGCGAGAAAGTCGGCGACGGCGAAGGCACTTTGTACGGCAAATTTTCTTTTACCAGCAACGACGCCAAAAAAGACGACGCCATCAAGGAAATCGGCTGGATGACGCTGCAACCCGGCGCGTCCATAGGCATGCACAAGCATGAAGACAATGAGGACGCCTATATCATCGTAGCCGGCAAGGGCGTTTTTACGGATTCAAACGGCAAGGAAACCCCGGTCAAGGCCGGCGACATCACCGTCACCAGAAAGGGCGAATCTCACGCGCTCAAAAACACCGGCAAGAAACCGCTCAAATTTCTGGAAGTTGTCGCAGCGCAACAATAA